The bacterium genome segment CCAGTAGAGCCCCGCGATCTCCAGGCCCTCCGCCGACCCGAGGTTCTTGGCGACGCGTACCGCCGTGGCCCACAGGTAGACGACGCCGCCCAGGACGTGCAGGCCGTGCAGGCCGGTGATCGTAAAGAACGTGAAGCTGAACGCCGGCACGCCCCACGGGTTGCCGCCCATGCCGGCGCCGTCGCCGATCAGGTGCGACCATTCGAACGCCTGCAGGCAGACGAATACGGCACCCGCCATGACCGTCGCGACGAGGAAGCGGACCGCCGGTCCCCGCTGGCCGCGGCGGATCATGAAGACCGACAGCGCCATGGTCGTGCTGCTGAAGATCAAGATCGCGGTCATGCCGCCGGCCAGCCGGATGTTGAGGATCTCCGCGCGGTTCGGCCACATCGGCGCGCTGAAGCGCGCCGCCCAGAGCGCGACGAGCAAACCCGCGAACGTCATCGCGTCCGAGGCGAGGAACAGCCACATCATCAGCTTGCCCCAGCTGACGTCCCAGGGGGACCGCCCGCCGGCCCAGCGCTGCGCGAGGGTCGTGCCGTCGCCGTGAGTCTCGGTTGCCGCCATCAGCGCCTCCTCGCGCGTCGGACCGTGGTCAGGCCCAGAACAGCAGGGCAAAGAGATAGAGCCACAGCACGTCCAGGAAATGCCAGTAGAGCGCGAACA includes the following:
- a CDS encoding cytochrome c oxidase subunit 3; translated protein: MAATETHGDGTTLAQRWAGGRSPWDVSWGKLMMWLFLASDAMTFAGLLVALWAARFSAPMWPNRAEILNIRLAGGMTAILIFSSTTMALSVFMIRRGQRGPAVRFLVATVMAGAVFVCLQAFEWSHLIGDGAGMGGNPWGVPAFSFTFFTITGLHGLHVLGGVVYLWATAVRVAKNLGSAEGLEIAGLYWGFVDLVWVFIWPSIYLL